CCGAAGATCTTGGAGACCGAGGTGTCCTCGAAGACGGCGTCGATCGCGGCCGCGACGATCCCCGCGACGGACACGACCTCGATCTTGTCGATGTGCTTGTCGGCAGGCAACGGGACCGTGTCGGTGATGATGACCTTGTCGATCACGGAGTTCTTGATGCGGTCGATCGCCGGCCCCGACAGGAGTCCGTGGGTGGTCGCAGCGTGGACCGCCGAGGCACCACGCTCGGCGAGCTGTTCGGCGGCGGCGACGATGGTCCCGCCCGTGTCGATCATGTCGTCGATGAGCACGCAGGTGCGGCCGTCGACCTCACCGACGACCTCCTTGGCCTCGACGACGTTCTTCTCGCCGGAGATCCGTCGCTTGTGCACGATGGCGAGATCGGCGCCGAGCTCGATCGCGTAGCGCTCGGCCACCTTCACGCGGCCGGCGTCCGGCGAGACGACGACGAGATCTCCTCCGAGAGCCTTCATCGCCTCACACAGAACGGGCATCGCCGTCAGGTGGTCCCAGGGCCCGTCGAAGAACCCCTGGATCTGACCCGAGTGCAGGTCGACCGAGATGAGCCGGTCGGCCCCGGCCAAGCGGAAGGCATCGGCCACGAGCTTGGCCGAGATCGGTTCACGGCCGTGGGACTTGCGGTCCTGGCGCGCGTACCCGTAGAGCGGGCAGACGGCGGTGATCCGCTTGGCCGACGCGCGCTCGGCGGCGTCCACCATGATCAGGTGCTCCATGATCGCGTCGTTGATGGAGTGGTCCTCCCACGACACGTGGCTCTGCACGATGAAGACGTCGGCGCCCCGCACGGAGTCGCCGAAGCGGCAGTGGATCTCGCCGTTGGCGAACTCGGCGAGGTTGGTCTCCCCCAGCGGGACGCCGAGATGCTCGGCTATCGAGGTGGCGAGGCCGAAGTTGGCGCGACCCGCCACGAGGTGAAGGCGCTTCTTGGTTACGAGCTCCATCGGATGTGTCGCCTCTGCTTTTCTCGCGGCTCAGTCTGCCGCGTCGCCCTCGGAGGAGAGCGCAGTGTAGAACGGCCCGGTCACGGCGTCCCCGGGGATCTGTGCGCCGGGTTCGAGAACCGCGTAGGGACCGACGGTGGCGCCCGGGCCGATCTCGGCGTCGCGCGCCGTCGTCGACGACACCCGTGCACCGGCACCGACCGCGCAGTCGACGAGCCGCACGTCCGGGCCGATCTCGGTTCCCTCACCAACGACGGTACGTCCCTGGAGCAACACGTTGGGGAACAACGTGACGTCGGGGGCGAGCTCCACGGTGGTGTCGAGGTACGTCGCGGACGGGTCGAGCATGGTCACTCCGGCACGCATCCAGGCGAGGTTGGTGCGTCGCCGCAGCGCTGCCTCGGCGGCCGCGAGTTGGATGCGGTCGTTGACCCCGGCTGTCTCGGCGGCGTCGGCCACGCTGATCGCCTCGACCTGGTTGCCGGTGTCCGCGAGGACCGCCACGGCGTCGGTCAGGTACAGCTCGCCCTGTGCGTTCTCGGGCGAGATGCGTCGCAGGGCCGGCGCCAGGAAGCCCCGCTTGAAGCAGTAGATGGACGTGTTGACCTCGTCGATGGCGAGCTCGGTGGGCGAGCCGTCGGACTGCTCCACGATCCTCACCACGCGGTCGTCACGGCCCCGCACGATCCGGCCGTATCCCGTCGGGTCGTCCAGGCGCGCTGTGAGAACGGTGCATGCGGCCCCCGTCTCGCGGTGGTGCTCGAGGAGGTTCGCGATGGTCCCCGGCTCGAGCAGGGGGGTGTCGCCGGGCAGGACGATCACGTCGCCGGCTTCATCCTCGTCGTCGGTCGGCAGGACGCTGAGACCGACGGCGGCGGCATCGCCGGTGCCGCGCTGGTGGGCCTGCTCGACGAACTCGAGGGGGAGGCCGCCCGCCTCGGCGTGGAGCTTCTTGACCACACGCTCGGCGCCGGTACCGACGACGACCGACACGACCTCCACGTCGCACTGGGCCAGCGCGTCCAGCACGTACAGAACCATCGGCTTGCCACACAGCAGGTGCAGCGGCTTGGGTCGCGACGACTGCATCCGGGTGCCCTTGCCAGCAGCGAGCACGACAGCGAAGAGGCGACGGGAGCTCACAGCTCTCTTTCTACCGCGCGATCCCGGTCGCGCGGGTCACCCGTCCAGGCCGGGCAGGTGCGCGGGCCCCCGGGCTGCGAAGCTGTGGAGATGGACACACCCCACTACGACCTCGAGATGCTCGGCCGGCCACTGCGTGGTCCGGTGGATCGCGTCGAGACCTTCCCGTTGAGCGAGGCAGCCCTCGCGACCAACCCGAGCGTCACGTTCATGACCGACGAGTTGACCGCCGTGTGTCCCGTCACCGGCCAGCCCGACATCTACGAACTCGAGCTGACGTACCAGCCCGCGGGCGAGGCCGTGGAGTCGAAGTCCCTCAAGCACTGGCTGTGGGGCTTCCGTGACGAGTCGATCTTCGCGGAGGAACTCGCGCCGAGGATCGCAACGACGATCCACGAGGCCACCGGCGCCCGGTGGACGAGCGTGAGGCTCACCCAGAACATCCGCGGCGGGATCGTCACCGTCGTCGAAGCCACGGCGGGCTGAGGTCGTGGGCATCGGTCTGGTCGGTCTCGCGTCGGGGGTCATCGACCGTCGCGACGTTGTCGGCACCATCCGTGCCGCCGCCGAGGGCGGGTTCGACGCAGTCGGCATCTGGTTCGACCCCGCGTCGTGGTCGACGGCACGCGAGCGCGAGGTCGCGGCCGCCCTGGCCGACACCGGACTCGTGGCGCTCGACATGGAGGCTCTCTACATCGGCGGGCCCGACGGTCGATCCCACGACCACGGCGAGGCGATGGTCGACGCGGCCCTGGCCATCGGCGCGAGGAACGTTCTGTGCGTCGGTCCCGGTGTGGGGCCCGGCCCGTTCGCCGAACGCTTCGGAGAACTGGCGGACCGCGCCGCGGCGGGCTCCACCGACCGGGCACCGCTCACGTTGTCCGTCGAGCCGACGAAGCTGTTCTCGATCGCTCTGCTCACCGACGCAGTGGACGTCATGGAGCGCAGCGCCCGACCCAACACCGGGATCCTCCTCGACAACCTCCACATCTCCCGGATGGGCCTCGACCCGGCCGTCGGAGCGGAGCTGGACCAGGGGTGGATCCGCTATGCGCAGGTCTGCGACGCCCCGGCGCAACCTCGGGGCTGGTCGCCCACGGAACTGCGCGCCGACGCGGTGGACGACCGCTGCAACCTGGGCGAGGGCGACCTCGACGTCGTCGCCTTCGTGGGTTCCCTCCCACCCGACACGCCGTGCAACCTCGAGATCCTGTCGTCGGCACTGCGCGAGCTCGATCCGGTTCCACGGGCGAAGTCGGTGCGCGAGGCGTGCCGCCGCACACTCGGCGTCTGAGCCGTAGTGCGCTGTATGCTCTGATGTATGTCGGCGACGCGCACACAGATCTACCTGACCGACGAGCTGCGTGCGGCGATCGATCGTGTGGCAGAGGCCG
Above is a window of Acidimicrobiales bacterium DNA encoding:
- a CDS encoding TIM barrel protein, which gives rise to MGIGLVGLASGVIDRRDVVGTIRAAAEGGFDAVGIWFDPASWSTAREREVAAALADTGLVALDMEALYIGGPDGRSHDHGEAMVDAALAIGARNVLCVGPGVGPGPFAERFGELADRAAAGSTDRAPLTLSVEPTKLFSIALLTDAVDVMERSARPNTGILLDNLHISRMGLDPAVGAELDQGWIRYAQVCDAPAQPRGWSPTELRADAVDDRCNLGEGDLDVVAFVGSLPPDTPCNLEILSSALRELDPVPRAKSVREACRRTLGV
- a CDS encoding NTP transferase domain-containing protein, yielding MSSRRLFAVVLAAGKGTRMQSSRPKPLHLLCGKPMVLYVLDALAQCDVEVVSVVVGTGAERVVKKLHAEAGGLPLEFVEQAHQRGTGDAAAVGLSVLPTDDEDEAGDVIVLPGDTPLLEPGTIANLLEHHRETGAACTVLTARLDDPTGYGRIVRGRDDRVVRIVEQSDGSPTELAIDEVNTSIYCFKRGFLAPALRRISPENAQGELYLTDAVAVLADTGNQVEAISVADAAETAGVNDRIQLAAAEAALRRRTNLAWMRAGVTMLDPSATYLDTTVELAPDVTLFPNVLLQGRTVVGEGTEIGPDVRLVDCAVGAGARVSSTTARDAEIGPGATVGPYAVLEPGAQIPGDAVTGPFYTALSSEGDAAD
- a CDS encoding 7-cyano-7-deazaguanine reductase, which translates into the protein MDTPHYDLEMLGRPLRGPVDRVETFPLSEAALATNPSVTFMTDELTAVCPVTGQPDIYELELTYQPAGEAVESKSLKHWLWGFRDESIFAEELAPRIATTIHEATGARWTSVRLTQNIRGGIVTVVEATAG
- a CDS encoding ribose-phosphate diphosphokinase, with protein sequence MELVTKKRLHLVAGRANFGLATSIAEHLGVPLGETNLAEFANGEIHCRFGDSVRGADVFIVQSHVSWEDHSINDAIMEHLIMVDAAERASAKRITAVCPLYGYARQDRKSHGREPISAKLVADAFRLAGADRLISVDLHSGQIQGFFDGPWDHLTAMPVLCEAMKALGGDLVVVSPDAGRVKVAERYAIELGADLAIVHKRRISGEKNVVEAKEVVGEVDGRTCVLIDDMIDTGGTIVAAAEQLAERGASAVHAATTHGLLSGPAIDRIKNSVIDKVIITDTVPLPADKHIDKIEVVSVAGIVAAAIDAVFEDTSVSKIFGGKNLS